In Brassica napus cultivar Da-Ae chromosome C2, Da-Ae, whole genome shotgun sequence, the sequence AGTAATAAGGGTAAgaagatattttgtgtttccCATCATCAAAAAGGGAGCACAAGAGAACtcttagaaaagaaaagaaaaaaagaaaagaaaaggaaatgaaaagaaaagaaaaagaaaaagaaaaagaagaaaagaagtaaCAACCCCCAGCTCTCTCATGACGAATAAAGGTTGAAAACTGAGTCAGGACATGATAAATGCATATTTGTGTGAAAGCTAGACATGAAATAAGTCTGATGATCAGATGATGATCTAGTAGAGCAGAAGGGTGCATCTGTAGTAGAAGCTACGTCAGCCTCTGGATCACTCGACGAACAGTTGTCAACGGGAAAAGGTAAAACATAAATCTTTCtgtaattaaataattgataattAACATGTGTGACACGTGTTCTCTCATTGCTTGCATGTTTGATGAACTAAATGTTCTTTCGTCTAAGTGGTTGTGTCAGAAAAAGTCAGTGAGTAAATGCTACTAGTCTATGTCATCAAGTGTCACAGTGGAACAGTGAAGATTCGGCCCAATCAAGTCTTGAGTGGACAATACGTGTCGACATcagagaaaaggaaagagagatcGTGTGAGACTAAATGGAAGATttcaatttttgaaatttgaaaaacttcCATTTTAGAGAGAGTGGGAGATATAGCGAATATCTAGGAGATCATGGGGTAATGCACCAAAAAGGAGATGATTACCCCTTGATAAACCCTAGACGCTAACATATATCTCTCACAattctctttgctctcaaagctcaaaagaaagaaaactctCTCTCTACCAAGAAACCATGTCGATGAACAGAAACTCTTCTTCTGCCGGTGAAACCTCGAACCCACCgccgttgggtctcttggattACTCCGATGATGAGGAGCAAACGACGCCACAACAAAGCCAGACGTCTCAACCCATGTCCGAAGATCTTCATACCGCAGCCGAACAACTGGATTCTGAGTCAGATGCCGAGTCAGAACCAGTGGGATccacaaggaagaagaagaagaacgtgaAGGAGGGAAGAAGCAAACAATCCTCCGAAGCAATTCCAGAGGAAACTGATGCAACTAAAGCTCGCAAGGAAAATCGAGAAAAAGCGATCGAAGTCTCTTCGGGTGAatctgaggaagaagatgactcGGAGAACACTGACTCAGACGAAGTTGAGGAAGTTGATGTTGAAGACGTGGAACCATCAATCAGTGTTAAGGAGAAAGAGACAAAGAGAAAAGCTCCATAATCAGCAACCGAGAGCAATCCTGTGAGAAAATCGACCAGGAAAACCTCTGCCTCAGAAATCAAATCACAGACGAAGGACAAAATGACTCCAGCTGCAGCACCATCTGAGAAAATCAAGAGAGGATTGACTAGTGCAGAGCGTCTTGCAGAACAAAGGTATGCGAGTTTTGCCTCTAGAGAGATCATTCCAGAACGTTCGGTGGATCTAAACTCAGAAGATAGATGGGGCTATCTGAGTATAATCAAGAAAGGAAAACTTGAGAAGACTGTCACAGGTCTAGGAGGCTACATTCCAGATCGTGAAGGAATTCTATGCAGCCTTGCCTGGTGAGATGACCAGAGGACCAGAAGTCATAGTGACAGTACGAGGGCAGAAGTATGAATTTTCTCCGGCGATGATTGATCAATACTTCTATGTGTCACCGCTTGAAGGAGAGGAGGTAAAGGTAGAGGCAACCATGGATGAAGTCAATAGTGACGAGCTTGCTGACTTCCTGACCGAGGGAACACAGGAGATGAAGAACCTCACGACAAGCTCCTTGTCTCCGTGTAAAGCTGCGCTGCTGGTTCTTGCAGCATACAATTGGGTACCTTCGTCTAACAAGAATGTTGTGTCCATCGATCGTACAAAACTCGTCTATAAGATGTTTCATGGAGTCCGTGTTGACATCGGAGTGATGGTCTACAATCAAGTTCTTAACCTCTGAGTCATTCATAAAGAGGGAGAAAAGAAGGACACGAGGTGGTTGATATTTCCACGTACCATCTATAGTGTGCTTCAGATGCAGCACATGGTGCAGCGAAAACCAAGAGAGAAACTTGTGCATGTGATTCCATACAAGAAGGACCCTCGTCTGGGAGAAGAATACCTCAAGAATCAACCGGAAGCAAGAGAAGCTGCAAAGAAGGCTCAGAGGCAgacaaagaagaaaaggaaTTCTGCTATCAATATCAACTGCATCACCTCCCTTTGGACCACCTCCGAGCACTCCTCGTCCCAAGAGGACTGATTCATCTGGTTATGTGCCAAGACAGTCTCCGCAGTCTGCTGAGAAGTTCCAGATCTTTCATCTTGGAACCATTGCAGCCCCAGGACAACCGATCGATGCTGACGAGGCAAAGCGGGCTCTGGATACGGCGTCAGCAGCAATTCAACAGCTTGCAACTGCGATGCAGACTCTGATGAGCATCGTAGGACAGATTGCAAGCATGTTGTACCCAGGTAAGTCTTTTATCTGGTTCTTTATTTGTTCTGATCTTTGTGAGTTTTAACTCTGTATGCTCTCAAGCAGGGGGAGAAAAAGAGGGTGACGATCTGCAGCAGCAGGATGACCAGGAGAACTAGCTTATGGGCgagaaaattttagttttctcgggttttttttaattatgggGGAGTGAGAGATAAAACAATATTgctggtttttggttttggtgttATGTTTATCTATAACTCTTGAACTCGCATGTTTTGAACTTCCATTTCGTTTTTAATGCACGTATTATTCAGGATATATGTGTTCGAATGTGTGTGGTTGTTTGAGTGGATCTGTGCAGGTACTTGAGAGGCATCCAAAGCTAAAAGGGGGATACTGTAGACGCAAAGATCAGATGGACGTTCTGATACAGACAAAAGTACAGCAGCGAATGAAGCAGAGTTTGCAACAGAGAAGTGTATGTGCGGATGAACAAGTCAAGATGAAGATTGCAACTTGAAGAATGGATTGCGGACCAAGGCGAAGTTAGTGCGAAGACATCTTGGGGAGCAAGCTTGAAGAGATTGACCTTGGAGAAGGGATATCTCACGATTGGAAGTCCTTAAAGACTTTGGAGAGGTTTTTAGGGAACCTACCTTATTTGGGTAGATAATGAATATTGGGTAGATATGCGTGGATAGCCGACTTGGTTGTATTGTATATATAGTCATACTCGACCTGTGGATTAGGGTTGTCGAGAAAATTGTATTGTTAGCATAAGAGTGGAGTTCACTAAGCTTGTAAGCGAGTGAATAACACTAAGGGCTAAGTGGTAGAGGTTCTAGAGATCTTGTATTCGATCTTAAGACGTGTGAGGTTAGGGGGACAAGTCAAGAAGGGTCTTGATCTTGTCGGGATTCTGTTTAAAGAGAGACTTGTAAGTTCGCTTTAAAAGAATACTAGTAATAACATATATCTTTGTAGAGATATTCTCTGGTGTACTCTGTGCTTTACTTTGTGTGTTAGTTCTTGCATTTACGGAtcttagttatataattttgattaaaattttattatatttttcttgcaTTTTCCTTATGTTCTGCCAAATTTCCTAAACATGTAAATCTTTCTTACAATCAAATTAAATTCTgaaggtttataattttttgtcttATTTAAATGCAGAATTCAGttgatttttttccttaaaatgCAGTTTTATTGTAGAATGGGAATATATGTTCCATTCCCattccaaataatataataaaattttcaaataaatggTTTTTTATGAAAGAATAGTCACAAATATGGAAATACATCAATTGTTAAAAGATCGTTACCATGACCAATTCTTTTACAAATGCAGCATTTTACTTAGTTCCAAAAATTTCTTAAGaacgtttttattttaagatgatttcatacaaaagaaaaaaaaaatatgggttTTACAAAAAACCGTGGTGACAGTCGCTTTTACAGTAATGTTATCATGCTAGCCAATCTCAACGATTTGGACTCAAGTTTGTTTGAAtggtaatttatatattttcagttaGCATTTATCGTTTCTAAAACCATAGATAAACATGTAAAGAATTTAGTTAAATTTATATGCGTTTGTGTAGGAGCAAAAAATCACTAGCAGATCTCTTTTGTATGAATGGTTATTGGTACAATTTTTTATTGACTGATAGaaagtttatgttttgtgtGCAAATACAGATTATTTTCTTAtgttaagaatatttttaaactttcaTTATAAATGGTAACATACAAATCAatttagaatcataaattttgtagtcaaaattttcaataaaatataatgttaaaaagttctaaattataaatcaaaatgaaatCTTATACGTATAGTAACAAATTTAATCAAAAGTATATACAATTGGAAAATGAATGCGCTTAACATTAAagtaaaatcgaaaaaaaaatcagcctTTCTAAAAATAGAGTTGAAAATAAACTTTAATGAAATGTAGAAAAATAAGACAAGGGCAAGACATAAAATGCGAATACTAAAGATTAAAAATTGACAGTTGTTGACTTTTTAGAACACAGAGAAACTATTGAACTGAGAATTCAGACAACAATTTCAATTTTGGTGAGAATTGTTTTGATTTGTATCTTTTCAATGAAAATGAAAGAACTAGGTAGATACACATACCATTCAGATCACAGCCGagacataatttatttaaaaaaataacatcacAAACATCAATTGTCTTGTGTTAACTGTTGCCACAGTTTTGATTTTGTATCGGATTTTTACTTAAGACCGAGATATAGATTATAAAAAGTAACAAAAGAAATTGCTCTCTGAACCGCTGTCGAATATGTAGGTCTAGGTTCAGGAACCCCGAAGTAGAATTGTTTCTCACAAGCTTTCCTGTGGGACTACTTAATCGAGTATGAATCCTAGTGGTCAGCTTGCACATGGAAGTCTTTTACTGGAAGGGTATAGTATTCCTCGACGATTTTGACGTTCTAGGCATATCTTATGAAACCTTTCCAAGCATATTCCTCGGTACCCATATGGGTTATTATACCATTGTTGTGTGTTTGGATAGGGTCGTGAATATCTCAGCCGGCCAATACCCGACTGCCTTGACATTGATGACGCCCATAGCCACCCACCAGTTACCAGAAATCAAGATCCTGTAacattttttcggttttgttaGCCGCCTTATtaaaaagtataacaaatgtAACAAAAAGtatatagtttataatattAATGAAACATTAAGAATTActacataattttctttttctagttGCCATATTTCACATGTTACTTTTTCCAATT encodes:
- the LOC125582414 gene encoding extracellular matrix protein 2-like — translated: MSMNRNSSSAGETSNPPPLGLLDYSDDEEQTTPQQSQTSQPMSEDLHTAAEQLDSESDAESEPVGSTRKKKKNVKEGRSKQSSEAIPEETDATKARKENREKAIEVSSGESEEEDDSENTDSDEVEEVDVEDVEPSISVKEKETKRKAP